In Providencia alcalifaciens, the sequence CGGGCATGACCATTGCCTCAGAGCCGATCCAAACGTCATTGCCAATGACAGTATTACCTGCTTTTTGGAAGGCATCGAGTGCGCTTGAGAATGCAGGTTCTTCCTGCATATAAAAGAACGGGAAAGATGATGCCCAGTCGTACCGATGCCCCTGATTGCCAGCCATGATAAAGGAAGCCCCACTCCCGATAGAGCAGAAACTACCGATGATCAACTTATCAACGTCATCACGGTCCGGAAACAGATACCGTGCGCAGTCATCGAATGAGTGCCCATGATAGTAGCCAGAGTAATAGCTGTACCGCCCAACTTTGATATTGGGGTTCTTCACTTGCTCAGAAAGCAGCTTGCCTTTGAAGGGGCTATCAAAGTAGTTGGTCATAAGAGATCCCGCGGTCTGTGACTTTGCCGTCTAACGTTTGAAATAAGGGGCGCCGAGCGCCAGCGAGGGGAGCCAAAAGCTTGCTTTTGGCCGTCCCGACTTGATTGAAGGGTTGGGCGATTTTGCCATTAGATTTTTTATAAATTTAGTGTGTTTAGAATGGTGATCGCATTTTTCTTGGCTTTTATGCTTGATGTTAAATTCGACCCCAAGTTTCCTGTAAGTGCGGACACAAAAACATATTTATGTCCTGATTTGCTTATAATAAACCCTTCAAACCATCCGTTTTGTAAGGTTCTATTTGCTGTGAATCCTGCACCAGTTTTCCCATACAGTTTTGTACTATTATCCAGATCTTGTAGATACATGTTCTCTATGGTGTTTTCTATGGCTGAGTTTTTAACTGGGAGATTGTGATTAATAATTTTACGCAGGAATTGAATTTGTTCTTCTGGTGAAATTTTTAAGCTACTTTCGAGCCATGCTTCTGTTAATCCGTTGTTTCTTTCTTTATCTCCAGAGAAGTCTTGATTTCCATAATCAAAATCTTTGAGATAATTCTTGATTTTATTTAATCCAATTTTTTGGGTTATTTCTTGCGAAACCCAAACAACAGAAAATTGCATCCACGTCTTTGGTGTATGATTGCTGTTCCAGATCTCCATTCCTTTGGGGGTTTTATCCCATTTGAATATGGTTTTCTGATCTATTATTTCCGCATCAAATGCCATAAGTGATAATGCGATCTTGAAAGTTGAATCTGGTGCCATTTGCGTTGCACACTTTGCTTTATTGAATTGAGCAATTTCAGCGTTTGTGGATGCATCGTAAAGTAAAAAACAACCTTCAGTTCCTTCAAATAATGGAGATGCAACAGTAGAGATATCTGTTGATGCACTGGCGCTGCTGTAGATAATATTTGCAATTATTAAAAAAATAGCGAAGTTGATATGTATTGTGTTTTTCATAATAAGTATTGGTTTGGTAAAGGGCTTAATTTTAACGGCTAACAATTAATGAGGCTCCGGGTTCGCCCAACGTTTGACATGAGGGGCGGCCAAGGGCGCCAGCCCTTGGACGTCCCCCTCGATGGAAGGGTTAGGCATCACTGCGTGTTCGCTCGAATGCCTGGCGTGTTTGAACCATGTACACGGCTGGACCATATGGGGTGGTTACGGTACCTTGCCTCTCAAACCCCGCTTTCTCGTAGCATCGGATCGCTCGCAAGTTGCTCGGCGACGGGTCCGTTTGGATCTTGGTGACCTCGGGATCATTGAACAGCAACTCAACCAGAGCTCGAACCAGCTTGGTTCCCAAGCCTTTGCCCAGTTGTGATGCATTCGCCAGTAACTGGTCTATTCCGCGTACTCCTGGATCGGTTTCTTCTTCCCACCGTCCGTCCCCGCTTCCAAGAGCAACGTACGACTGGGCATACCCAATCGGCTCTCCATTCAGCATTGCAATGTATGGAGTGACGGACTCTTGCGCTAAAACGCTTGGCAAGTACTGTTCCTGTACGTCAGCAAGTGTCGGGCGTGCTTCTTCTCCGCCCCACCACTCGACGATATGAGATCGATTTAGCCACTCATAGAGCATCGCAAGGTCATGCTCAGTCATGAGGCGCAGTGTGACGGAATCGTTGCTGTTGGTCACGATGCTGTACTTTGTGATGCCTAACTTTGTTTTTGCGTTGCTCATGATGTCTAACTCCCAATTTGTGTAGGGCTTATTATGCACGCTTAAAGGCACTGTTGCAAAGTTAGCGATGAGGCAGCCTTTTGTCTTATTCAAAGGCCTTACATTTCAAAAACTCTGCTTACCAGGCGCATTTCGCCCAGGGGATCACCATAATAAAATGCTGAGGCCTGGCCTTTGCGTAGTGCACGCATCACCTCAATACCTTTGATGGTGGCGTAAGCCGTCTTCATGGATTTAAATCCCAGCGTGGCGCCGATTATCCGTTTCAGTTTGCCATGATCGCATTCAATCACGTTGTTCCGGTACTTAATCTGTCGGTGTTCAACGTCAGACGGGCACCGGCCTTCGCGTTTGAGCAGAGCAAGCGCGCGACCATAGGCGGGCGCTTTATCCGTGTTGATGAATCGCGGGATCTGCCACTTCTTCACGTTGTTGAGGATTTTACCCAGAAACCGGTATGCAGCTTTGCTGTTACGACGGGAGGAGAGATAAAAATCGACAGTGCGGCCCCGGCTGTCGACGGCCCGGTACAGATACGCCCAGCGGCCATTGACCTTCACGTAGGTTTCATCCATGTGCCACGGGCAAAGATCGGAAGGGTTACGCCAGTACCAGCGCAGCCGTTTTTCCATTTCAGGCGCATAACGCTGAACCCAGCGGTAAATCGTGGAGTGATCGACATTCACTCCGCGTTCAGCCAGCATCTCCTGCAGCTCACGGTAACTGATGCCGTATTTGCAGTACCAGCGTACGGCCCACAGAATGATGTCACGCTGAAAATGCCGGCCTTTGAATGGGTTCATGTGCAGCTCCATCAGCAAAAGGGGATGATAAGTTTATCACCACCGACTATTTGCAACAGTGCCGATAGTTTGGCTGTGAGCAATTATGTGCTTAGTGCATCTAACGCATAGTTGAGCGGCGGGCGCAGCCCGTCCGCTTGAACGCCGAGTTAGGCATCAGATGCCCTCGGCGC encodes:
- a CDS encoding type B-3 chloramphenicol O-acetyltransferase CatB3 is translated as MTNYFDSPFKGKLLSEQVKNPNIKVGRYSYYSGYYHGHSFDDCARYLFPDRDDVDKLIIGSFCSIGSGASFIMAGNQGHRYDWASSFPFFYMQEEPAFSSALDAFQKAGNTVIGNDVWIGSEAMVMPGIKIGHGAVIGSRSLVTKDVEPYAIVGGNPAKKIKKRFTDEEISLLLEMEWWNWSLEKIKAAMPMLCSSNIVGLHKYWLEFAV
- a CDS encoding oxacillin-hydrolyzing class D beta-lactamase OXA-1, whose amino-acid sequence is MKNTIHINFAIFLIIANIIYSSASASTDISTVASPLFEGTEGCFLLYDASTNAEIAQFNKAKCATQMAPDSTFKIALSLMAFDAEIIDQKTIFKWDKTPKGMEIWNSNHTPKTWMQFSVVWVSQEITQKIGLNKIKNYLKDFDYGNQDFSGDKERNNGLTEAWLESSLKISPEEQIQFLRKIINHNLPVKNSAIENTIENMYLQDLDNSTKLYGKTGAGFTANRTLQNGWFEGFIISKSGHKYVFVSALTGNLGSNLTSSIKAKKNAITILNTLNL
- a CDS encoding fluoroquinolone-acetylating aminoglycoside 6'-N-acetyltransferase AAC(6')-Ib-cr5, yielding MTNSNDSVTLRLMTEHDLAMLYEWLNRSHIVEWWGGEEARPTLADVQEQYLPSVLAQESVTPYIAMLNGEPIGYAQSYVALGSGDGRWEEETDPGVRGIDQLLANASQLGKGLGTKLVRALVELLFNDPEVTKIQTDPSPSNLRAIRCYEKAGFERQGTVTTPYGPAVYMVQTRQAFERTRSDA
- a CDS encoding IS6-like element IS26 family transposase → MNPFKGRHFQRDIILWAVRWYCKYGISYRELQEMLAERGVNVDHSTIYRWVQRYAPEMEKRLRWYWRNPSDLCPWHMDETYVKVNGRWAYLYRAVDSRGRTVDFYLSSRRNSKAAYRFLGKILNNVKKWQIPRFINTDKAPAYGRALALLKREGRCPSDVEHRQIKYRNNVIECDHGKLKRIIGATLGFKSMKTAYATIKGIEVMRALRKGQASAFYYGDPLGEMRLVSRVFEM